Part of the Candidatus Eisenbacteria bacterium genome, CCGTCGAACGGTAGGACGCCTCCCTCCGGAAGCGCGATCCGCCAGCGGAGCGCGCCGCGAGAGAGCTCCTGGGCCGCGCCCAGCTCGGGCACCCGAGCCGTCGCCTCGTCCAGATCGTCCGTGGCGGCCACCCACGTCAGCAGGAAGGGCTCGCGGGCCGCGCGCTCGCGAATGCCGCGCTCGTCGAGCCCGAACCAGCGCGGATGATCCGGCGGATCCGCGTCCGGATCGACGGCGAGGAGCTCGAGATACTGCCGCGCGCCGAGACGCAGGAGCCGGTTGTGGGTCCCCATGGTCGCGTGCTTCCCGCCCTCTTCGGGTTCCACGCCGAGCTTCTCGCGAAGCCACGCGCTTCCCTGCGCCAGGCCCGCGCATGCGATCACGATGTGGTCCAGAACCGTCTTCACTCGGCCTATACTCCCCCCATGCGATTCCCACCGGCGCGCAGCACGTGCGCGCTCCTCGCGGCACTCTGCGCGCTCACGACGAGCGCTTCACCGCCGCTCGCGAGCGATCCTGTCGCGCAGGCGATCCAGAAGCGAGTTCAGACCTTCTCGTCCGGGGCTCCGGTCGTGGTTTCGGGAGAGGCCCTCTCGTCCCGGACTCTCATCCCCGAGTTCTACAAGCAACGTGGCTATCACGCGGCCTGGACGGATCGCAAGGATGTCGACGGACTTCTCGCGGCGATCCACGGAACCGACCAGGACGGCCTTCGGCCGGCCGACTATCACCTGGACGCGCTCCGCAAGGTCCTGGCCGCGCCGCCGAAGCCTGCTCCCGAGTCGACCGCGGAGATCGATCTGCTCCTGACCGACGCGCTCATCCGTCTCGCCCATCATCTCGCGATCGGAAAGGTCGATCCGGAGCGGCTCGATCCCAACTGGAACCTGTCGCGCACGATCCGGAAGCAGACCGCGCTGGATTGGCTCTCCTCCGCGATCGCGTCCCGCGATCTCCTGTCCGCGATCGAGGCCCTCCGGCCGCAACGCGCCTACTACCGCAAGCTCACACGCGCCCTTCAGACGTATCGCTCGATCCGCGACCGCGGCGGCTGGCCCACGCTCCCGGCCGGCACGACGCTGCGGGAGGGCGTGCGGGACCCGAGAGTGCCTCCCCTCAGGCGGCGCCTGATGGTCACGGCGGACCTCCCCGGCGCGATGCCGGCGGACTCCATGCTCTTCGATCCCGCCGTATCGGCCGCCGTGCGCCGCTTCCAGTACCGGGCGTTCCTGGATTTGGACGGCGCGGTCGGACCCTCGACGGCGAGAGCTCTGAACCTGCCCGTGGAGCAGCGGATCGATCAGATCCGCGTCGATCTGGAGCGCGCGCGCTGGGTCATGCACGAGCTGCCCCGGCGCTACGTGCTCGTCAACGTCTCGAGCGCGGTCGTCTTCGCCATGGATCGCGACTCCATCGTGTGGCGCGCGCGATGCCAGGTGGGACAGGTCGCCCGCAAGACTCCGGTCTTCCGGTCGCAGATGAAGTACCTCGTCTTCAATCCCGACTGGACCGTTCCGCCCGGCATCCTGAACCGGGACATCCTGCCCGCCCTCCGCCGGGGCGAGCCGGTGCTCCAGCGGAAGGGCCTCAAGGTGATCGATCGAAACGGCCGCGTCGTGAATCCTTCCACGGTGCGCTGGCCCTCGAGCGCGAAGAACCTTCCCTACACGATCCGCCAGGATCCCGGTCCCAAGAATGCTCTGGGTCAGGTGAAGTTCATGTTCCCGAACCGGCACAACGTCTATCTGCACGATACTCCGTCGAAGGACCTCTTCGAGCACTCGCGCCGCACCTTCAGCTCCGGCTGTATCCGCGTGGAGCGGCCGCTCGACCTGGCCGAGTGGGTCCTGGACGACCGCTCGAAGTGGAACGCCCGCGGGATCCGGACCGTCGTCGAGACCGGGAAGCTGACCACGGTCATGCTGAAGGAGCCGCTGCCCGTGCTCCTCCTCTACTGGACGGTGAACATCGACGACCAGGGGCTCGTGCGGTTCTCGGATGACGTGTACGACCGGGACGCCCCCGTGCTGCGCGCGCTCGACGCGCCGTACCGGCCGGTTCTGCGGCAGGGGGCGCGGTAGCGCACTCCGGCACCTCTCCGCCGGCTACTTCTTCCCCTCCGCCTTCTCGAGGAGCTGCCGGCTCCGGTTGTCCTTCGGATCCAGCTCCAGCGCCTTCTTCCAGCTCGCGATGGCCGCCGCCGGATCCCCCTTCGCCTCGTGGATCCGGCCGAGCAGGTTGTGCGTGGACCCGGCGGTGGGATGGAACTCGACGTTCAATCCGAGCAGCGCGATCGCGCCGTCGTAGTCCTTCTTCTCGAACGCGAGCCACTCGGCGACCATGTTCACGGGTCCGGGCCGGAAGTCGTACGAGCCCGAGCCGTGGTACTGCTCGCGCAGCTCGCGATACCGCTTCTGCGCCGCGGGCACGCCGTCCTTCTCCACCGTGGCGCGCAGGACCTCGTCGACCGTCCGGGGCTTCGTGACACCCCGGTGACAGGTGACACATCGAACCGAGGCGGGATCCTTGATGCCGGCCTTGGGGATCTCCTCCTGGTTGATCTCCTGAACCATCGACATCATGACGCGAGCGATCCGCTTCGGTTCCTTGTCGTCGGACGCGAAGTCGAATCCCTCGAGCGTGGCCGCGTTCTCGCCCACGTGGCAGTGGTTGCACCGCACGCCGAGCGCGCTCGAGAATCCGCGCATGACGGACACGAGTTCGGCTTTCGGGGTGTCCTTGGGGAGAACGTTCAGATTCTTGAAGGTGTCGGGAATCTGCCCGGGGGACGCGCCGGGCAATCCGATCGAGGGGAGCAGGACGACGACGGCCAGGACGATCGAACGACGTGCCACAAGGGTATCCTCCTCCGGCTCACGGAAGGCTACTCGAACCGCGAGCGAAGCTCCCGGAAAATCGGTAGAGTTGAGGGGAGCGCGGTAGAGATCCGCGGTGGAGGGGGCATGATCGAGAACGAAGATTCGGGAAGGGTCACGATCGGTTCATGGGTCCGGCACGCCGCGGTGAGGGCGAGTCGGCGGACAGCGACTCCACTCCTGGTGCTGCTCGTCGCGGGACTCGCGGCGTTCGGCTGCCAGAAGCGGCTCGCCTCCGGCGCGTGGGAGATCGTTCCGGGCCAGCGAATCGGCCTCGTGAACCGCACCGAGGGCGAGATCGATCTCCAGATGGGCTACGGCGCCCAGAACGTCCGGCCGGCCACGGTCCAGCTCGGCGAGGGAGAGACCGCCTCGGGCACGGTCGTCTTCCCGGACGACTCGACGCAGCGCATCGAGGTCCTCTGGCACGATACCGCACAGCGGCGTTACCCGGCCGCCGCGATTCTCGCGGGCACGAAGAGCCAGTGGCAGCTGCCACGGGGCATCACGCTCGGCACGACCCTCCACGACCTCGAGCGAATGAACGGACGACCGTTCTTCCTGGCCGGTTTCGGCTGGGACTACGCGGGCGCGGTCCTGTCGTGGAACGGCGGGTCCCTCGATTCCATCTTCGGGACGGACACCCGGCTCTTCCTCAGGCCCCCGCCGGACGGAAACGCCGACGCCCATCAGGCGCAGGCGATGGGAGACCGGCCGTTCTCGTCCTCGTCGCATCCGATGCGCGCCATCAATCCCCGCGTGGCTCGGATCCGGGTCGAGTTCCCGCCCCCGGGCGCGGCCTCGCCTCCATCCGGGAGCTCGGCGTCGGACGAGGCAACCGACACCCTCTCGACGGGCACGGCGGGACGAGACACCTCCGCCGCCAGCGTCGGCGAGGGCCGCACGCGCACGCCGCTCGAAATCCGCGAGGACGGCAACGGACTGACGTACACGTATCCGGTGAGCACCCGGTTCACGCTGTTCCTGGACGAACGCCGGAATCCGGGGCACACGCTGATGATCGAGCCCGAGGGGATCATCGGACGCATCGCGAGCGTCCCCTCCGTGGACCCGCCGCTCTACGCGGTCCGATTCGAGGCGGCGCGTCCGGGACGCGCCACGATCCGGTCGCGCGGGTTCGTGATCACGGTCGTGGTGACGGAGGCCTCGCAGGCGCCTCGGCCCTAGCCGTGGAAGCGTGACGATCCTCGCATTTCTCCTGGGGTCGGCTGCTGACAGGCGCGTCGCGCCGGGCTAGGCTCCCCCGGACCATGGCGAATCCGCCGGACTCCGGATCCCGAACGCGCGCATCCAGCAAATCTCGCGGCGCACGTGCCGCCGGGCTCGCCGCCGCTCGGCCCGGCTGGCTTCCCGTCGCCGTCATCGTGGCGAGCGTGCTCCTCGTCACCGGCCTCTTTCTCTACCAGGAGCACCGGATCGCGGGCACGTGGGGCTATTCGCTCGACGACTCCTGGATCTACGCCACGATGGCTCGAAATCTCGCGTCGGGCCACGGCTACTCCTTCAATCCTGGCGAGCCCGTCGCGGGTTCGACCGGGCCGCTCTACACCTTCGTTCTCGCGCTCTTCTACCTGGTCTTCCGTGAAGTCGTCTGGAGCGCCAAGGTCTTCGGGGTTCTCTGTCAGATCGGCTCGGCCCTCGCGATCGACGCGACGCTGCGCGCGGCCCTTCCCGGATCCCGCGCGCTCCCCCTCTGGGCGGGACTCCTGATGGGAGTCTCTCCCGCCCTCGTGTGGAGCTCGCTCTCGGGAATGGAGATCTCGTTCACCATGCTCTTGGTCTCGCTCGGGATCTACTTCCACGTGCGGGGGCGGCCCCTCGTCGCGGTCCTCGTCTGGAGTCTCGGCGTCTGGCTCCGCCCCGACGGTCTCTTCCTCCTCGCGCTCGCCGTGATCTTCGGGCCCGTTCGGGACCTTCCGAAGCGAGCGCTCGTCGCCGCACCCCTGCTCCTCGCCTACTTCGGATTCAATTTCGCCGTCGACGGGAACTGGATGCCGCAGACGGTCGGCGCCAAGGCGCACCTCGCGGTCGATCTCGAAGAGAGGACATGGAACCTCTTCAGGGAGTGGGCGGCGATCTGGGGGATCCCGTACCGCGTGACGGACGATCTCGAGATGCCGGTGCTCCTCCTGCCGCTCCTCGTGATCGGCGCGGCCGTCTCGTTTCGCCGCTGGCCCGTGCTCCTCCTCTATGCGATCGGGCTCCCTCTCGCGTTCTCACTGTTTCGTGAGCACAGCGGCTCGCACAAGCGGTACATCCTCTACGTCATTCCGTTCGGAGTGACCCTCGCCGTTCTGGGGCTGCACGCCGTCACGCGGCGGCTCCGCCCGGCAACCGGCGCTCGCCTCGCCGCGCTCGTGGCGGCCGTGTCCCTGATCTGGCTCTTCGGCTACACGGCGCGGCAGGCCGAGACGCACGGATGGAACGTCCAGAACATCGAGAACATGCAGCGGCTCCTGGGAGAGTTCGCGGGCCGGGTCACGCAGCCCGGAGACCGGATCGCCACCAACGACATCGGCGCGATCGGCTACTTCAGCGGCCGTCCGGTCGTGGATCTCATGGGGCTCATCACGCCCATGGAGCCGCTCCCGGCCATGCTCACGAAGTACCGGCCCGAGATGCTGATCGTCTTCGTGGACTGGTTCCACCGGGACGCGCTCTGGGATCCCGGGAGCCGGGGGTTCGTCTTCGTCGACGCCGATACGACGAACAAGTACATGATGGTGGGCGCGGTCGAGCTGCGGCACAACACGATCTGCGCGCGGGACCAGATGCTCGCGTTCCGGCGTCTCGAACTGGACGACCCGGCGCCGGTGCCTCTGCTGATGGAGGTGCGCTGAAGGGGGATCGCGGCGCGGGGCCGCGGGCGCCCTACCGGATCCTCAGATCG contains:
- a CDS encoding VOC family protein translates to MKTVLDHIVIACAGLAQGSAWLREKLGVEPEEGGKHATMGTHNRLLRLGARQYLELLAVDPDADPPDHPRWFGLDERGIRERAAREPFLLTWVAATDDLDEATARVPELGAAQELSRGALRWRIALPEGGVLPFDGVLPAVIQWVEGHPCDRLEDRGCEILSLEWRHPSASDIAMTLQVLEFEAWDAVEAGPKRFAAGIRCPRGEIIVTD
- a CDS encoding L,D-transpeptidase family protein, whose protein sequence is MRFPPARSTCALLAALCALTTSASPPLASDPVAQAIQKRVQTFSSGAPVVVSGEALSSRTLIPEFYKQRGYHAAWTDRKDVDGLLAAIHGTDQDGLRPADYHLDALRKVLAAPPKPAPESTAEIDLLLTDALIRLAHHLAIGKVDPERLDPNWNLSRTIRKQTALDWLSSAIASRDLLSAIEALRPQRAYYRKLTRALQTYRSIRDRGGWPTLPAGTTLREGVRDPRVPPLRRRLMVTADLPGAMPADSMLFDPAVSAAVRRFQYRAFLDLDGAVGPSTARALNLPVEQRIDQIRVDLERARWVMHELPRRYVLVNVSSAVVFAMDRDSIVWRARCQVGQVARKTPVFRSQMKYLVFNPDWTVPPGILNRDILPALRRGEPVLQRKGLKVIDRNGRVVNPSTVRWPSSAKNLPYTIRQDPGPKNALGQVKFMFPNRHNVYLHDTPSKDLFEHSRRTFSSGCIRVERPLDLAEWVLDDRSKWNARGIRTVVETGKLTTVMLKEPLPVLLLYWTVNIDDQGLVRFSDDVYDRDAPVLRALDAPYRPVLRQGAR
- a CDS encoding c-type cytochrome, with the protein product MARRSIVLAVVVLLPSIGLPGASPGQIPDTFKNLNVLPKDTPKAELVSVMRGFSSALGVRCNHCHVGENAATLEGFDFASDDKEPKRIARVMMSMVQEINQEEIPKAGIKDPASVRCVTCHRGVTKPRTVDEVLRATVEKDGVPAAQKRYRELREQYHGSGSYDFRPGPVNMVAEWLAFEKKDYDGAIALLGLNVEFHPTAGSTHNLLGRIHEAKGDPAAAIASWKKALELDPKDNRSRQLLEKAEGKK